The following coding sequences lie in one Epinephelus lanceolatus isolate andai-2023 chromosome 24, ASM4190304v1, whole genome shotgun sequence genomic window:
- the LOC117250240 gene encoding uncharacterized protein LOC117250240 produces MSSAEHFKEFINDRLAAAAEEIFRVFKKTVTGYEEEIGRQRRLLDIVWKPEIKIHRIDLPQQQVLKEEDVFADSSLDEEDPEPPQIKEEQEELCTSQEREQLEPKQEAAAFTLTPTDEESEYSNDLTLNFNPDEALNTAENESVVPVIYSVISEAHSDHLSHNSLSQDQKGGEHGDSGSTRNAEPKPNKKHHQSSDSVNSLNLLESHTPAGKWPFRCDKCGKDLKHKSSLERHLRIHIDKKPYACNECGKRFSRTSTLKAHMTLHTGDRPYSCSICERRFCQMPDLKKHMKIHTGEKPYTCRTCGRSFRCNAEVTVHMRRAHTGEKPFACHTCGKSFYKASDLNAHMRTHTGETPYCCKTCGKGFKWGSGLLVHMRTHSGERPYTCNICGKHYKCSTHLKGHMRIHTGEKPYMCKTCGKNFRLSCALKVHMRLHAGERPYPCKTCGKTFVIMGNLKKHMTVHTDEKPYSCKSCGKDFRNNCALKIHLKRKKLCLSELVGKDYPSNERSVGNERFPDFMCGVTIQTMSSAEHFKEFINDRLAAAAEEIFRVFKKTVTAYEEEIGRQRRLLDIVWKPEIKIHRIDLPQQHVLKEEDVLADSSLDEEDPQPHQIKEEQEELCTSQEREQLEPKQEADAFMLTPTDEESEYSNDLTLNFNPDEALNTAENESVVPVIYSVISEAHSDHLSHNSLSQDQKGGEHGDSGSTRNAEPKPNKKHHQSSDSVNSLNLLESHTPAGKWPFRCDKCGKDLKHKSSLRRHLRIHIDKKPYACNECGKRFSRTSTLKAHMTLHTGDRPYSCSICERRFCQKSEFRKHMKIHTGEKPYMCRTCGRSFRRNAEVTAHMRRTHTGEKRFACDTCGKSFYNACDLNAHMRTHTGETPYCCKTCGKGFKWGSGLLVHMRTHSGERPYTCNICGKHYKCSAHLKGHMRIHTGEKPYTCKTCGKNFRLSCALKVHMRLHAGERPYPCKTCGKTFVIMGNLKKHMTVHTDEKPYSCKSCGKDFRNNCALKIHLKRKKLCLSKLVGKD; encoded by the exons ATGTCTTCAGCTGAGCATTTTAAAGAGTTTATAAACGACCGTCTCGCTGCTGCTGCGGAAGAAATATTCAGAGTTTTTAAGAAAACAGTGACCGGGTATGAAGAAGAGATCGGCCGTCAGCGCAGACTGCTGGATATCGTTTGGAAACCTGAAATAAAGATTCACAGGATAG ATCTCCCACAGCAACAAGTCTTAAAGGAGGAGGACGTTTTCGCCGACTCCAGTCTGGATGaagaggacccagagcctccacagatTAAAGAGGAACAAGAGGAACTCTGCACCAGTCAGGAGAGGGAGCAGCTTGAACCGAAGCAGGAGGCTGCTGCCTTTACGTTGACTCCTACAGATGAGGAAAGTGAATACAGTAATGATCTGACTCTGAACTTCAACCCTGATGAGGCTCTAAATACAGCAGAGAACGAGTCTGTAGTGCCAGTTATATACTCTGTCATATCAGAAGCACACAGTGACCACCTGTCTCACAATTCTCTGAGCCAAGATCAGAAAGGAGGCGAGCACGGAGACTCAGGATCAACCAGAAACGCAGagccaaaaccaaacaaaaaacatcaccaAAGCAGTGACAGTGTAAACAGCCTGAACTTGTTAGAGAGCCATACTCCTGCAGGTAAATGGCCTTTCAGATGTGACAAGTGTGGAAAGGACTTGAAGCATAAGTCATCACTGGAAAGACACCTGAGAATCCACATAGACAAGAAGCCGTATGCTTGCAACGAGTGCGGGAAAAGATTCAGTCGGACATCAACGCTAAAAGCTCATATGACGCTCCACACTGGTGACAGACCGTATTCCTGCAGCATCTGTGAAAGGAGGTTCTGTCAGATGCCAGACTTGAAAAAGCACATGAAaatccacacaggagagaaaccatataCGTGCAGGACATGTGGGAGATCTTTCAGATGTAATGCTGAAGTGACAGTCCACATGAGAAGAGCCCACACAGGCGAGAAACCGTTTGCGTGCCACACGTGTGGGAAAAGTTTTTACAAGGCATCGGACTTGAATGCTCACATGAGaactcacacaggtgagacgCCGTACTgctgcaaaacatgtgggaaagGTTTCAAATGGGGTAGCGGCCTGCTGGTTCACATGAGAACTCACTCGGGTGAGAGGCCGTATACTTGTAATATATGTGGGAAACATTACAAATGCAGCACTCACCTGAAAGGccacatgagaatccacacaggtgagaagccgtatatGTGCAAGACATGTGGGAAAAATTTCAGACTGAGCTGTGCCTTGAAGGTTCATATGAGATTACATGCAGGTGAGAGGCCGTACCCCTGCAAGACCTGTGGGAAAACATTCGTTATCATGGGGAATTTGAAGAAGCACATGACGGTCCACACAGACGAGAAGCCATATTCCTGCAAATCATGTGGCAAAGATTTCAGAAATAACTGTGCTTTGAAAATACACTTGAAGAGGAAGAAGCTTTGCCTTTCTGAACTTGTGGGAAAAGATTA TCCGAGCAATGAGAGGAGTGTGGGCAATGAACGTTTTCCTGATTTCATGTGCGGGGTTACCATACAG aCAATGTCTTCAGCTGAGCATTTTAAAGAGTTTATAAACGACCGTCTCGCTGCTGCTGCGGAAGAAATATTCAGAGTTTTTAAGAAAACAGTAACTGCGTATGAAGAAGAGATCGGCCGTCAGCGCAGACTGTTGGATATCGTTTGGAAACCTGAGATAAAGATTCACAGGATAG ATctcccacagcaacatgtcTTAAAGGAGGAGGACGTTCTCGCCGACTCCAGTCTGGATGAAGAGGACCCACAGCCTCATCAGATTAAAGAGGAACAAGAGGAACTCTGCACCAGTCAGGAGAGGGAGCAGCTTGAACCGAAGCAGGAGGCTGATGCCTTTATGTTGACTCCTACAGATGAGGAAAGTGAATACAGTAATGATCTGACTCTGAACTTTAACCCTGATGAAGCTCTAAATACAGCAGAGAACGAGTCTGTAGTGCCAGTTATATACTCTGTCATATCAGAAGCACACAGTGACCACCTGTCTCACAATTCTCTGAGCCAAGATCAGAAAGGAGGCGAGCACGGAGACTCAGGATCAACCAGAAACGCAGagccaaaaccaaacaaaaaacatcaccaAAGCAGTGACAGTGTAAACAGCCTGAACTTGTTAGAGAGCCATACTCCTGCAGGTAAATGGCCTTTCAGATGTGACAAGTGTGGAAAGGACTTGAAGCATAAGTCATCACTGAGAAGACACCTGAGAATCCACATAGACAAGAAGCCGTATGCTTGCAACGAGTGCGGGAAAAGATTCAGTCGGACATCAACGCTAAAAGCTCATATGACGCTCCACACCGGTGACAGACCGTATTCCTGCAGCATCTGTGAGAGGAGGTTCTGTCAGAAGTCAGAGTTCAGAAAGCACATGAAaatccacacaggagagaaaccatataTGTGCAGGACATGTGGGAGATCTTTCAGACGTAATGCTGAAGTGACAGCCCACATGAGAAGAACCCACACAGGCGAGAAGCGGTTTGCGTGCGACACGTGTGGGAAAAGTTTTTACAACGCATGCGACTTGAATGCTCACATGAGaactcacacaggtgagacgCCGTACTgctgcaaaacatgtgggaaagGTTTCAAATGGGGTAGCGGCCTGCTGGTTCACATGAGGACTCACTCGGGTGAGAGGCCGTATACTTGTAATATATGTGGGAAACATTACAAATGCAGCGCTCACCTGAAAGGccacatgagaatccacacaggtgagaagccgtatacGTGCAAGACTTGTGGGAAAAATTTC